One window of the Prionailurus bengalensis isolate Pbe53 chromosome E1, Fcat_Pben_1.1_paternal_pri, whole genome shotgun sequence genome contains the following:
- the LOC122485248 gene encoding C-C motif chemokine 14-like — translation MKVSMAAISLFLLLLITGALVSTAKSSSRGPYHPAECCFNYIAQAIARHRITGYYETSSQCSRPGVVFITKKGHSICANPSDVWVQDYIKDLEEK, via the exons ATGAAAGTCTCCATGGCTgccatctccctcttcctcctcctcctcatcaccgGTGCCCTGGTGTCCACGGCTAAATCCTCTTCAC GAGGACCTTACCACCCGGCCGAGTGCTGCTTCAACTACATTGCCCAGGCAATCGCGCGTCATCGGATCACGGGTTATTATGAGACCAGCAGCCAGTGCTCCAGGCCCGGAGTGGT CTTCATCACCAAAAAGGGCCATTCCATATGTGCCAACCCCAGTGACGTCTGGGTCCAGGACTACATCAAGGACCTGGAGGAGAAATGA